The sequence below is a genomic window from Bacteroidales bacterium.
GTATAACGTGCTTCTGCTGCTTTAAAGCTGCCTTCATTTTGCAAGCCCTCCTCATTGAAGGATTGACCGCTCCAAAACAGCAATCGGACACTATTCTTCAATTTACTATAACCTGCAACAGGGTTGCCTTCCAGGAACCATACCGGGTGGGCATGCCAGATCTTATTTTCAGCACCTGGCAGGTTCTTATTGATTTCGTTCATCAGTAAATTGCAGATGGCGCTGTCTTCGGGTGTTAACGCATCATTGTAAGCCTGGATGTCTTTATTCATCATATTTATCATATTTATCATGATAACCCCGGGTAGGGTGTTTGTCAATAAAGTAACAAAGAATATGGGTATAGTGTTCGGCTGAAGTTTTCACCGGTAATCATCTGAATCATAAAGAGGGAAATTCTTACTCCCTGAAAATTCCGGCAGTCGATTTACACAATTAAAAAAATGAAATGAACAATAAAAACGAACCGGCAATTTACTGGTGCCTGGCTTCAGTGCCTATATCTTACATTGGAATCCTTTCCACAATTGATCAAGGTTCTGCCAGTTTAAGTGCGGAAAAGATTTTGGTGACAACTGAAAAAATAGTATTGTTTTATTTGTTTCACTGCACGATCTCAGGTGAACTTTACAATGTAGAATGATAGTACCCTGATTCATATAATCCAACATTTCAATGGTTCCGGAAAAAGTCTCAGAATCCTCATTTTCAGCAGAAACTTTTTTGAAAGAGGTAAACACTTGCTGTGATTTATCCTCCATATTAACAGCACTACTTGAATTGGCTGATAATAACCCTGTGTAATAGGCTTTTAAATTCTCAGCTAGTATTTCAGCATTAAATAACGGTGATCCTTCAACATACCACAAAAAGGCATAGGTCCAATACTCTTCACTTGATACTTTTCCCCAACCCGGGCTAAAGCGTATATCTTCCACTCCCTTGTAAGGAATTTGTGGTGCAAAGCTGATAGGGATTAAGAATCGTTCGATGGTCCAATCCTTTGGTACCGGCAGTTCATATGGTGCCACCCACTTATGGACATCAAACTCTTGCTCAGTTTCTTGTCCGTGGATGCTTAATGCTAAAAAACCCAGTATAATGATTATGAGATATTTCATATTTCCAGTTTAAGCAATTACCATACTTAAACAAACACCAGGATGGATTATTGCCTTAAGGGAATAAAAAGAACCTGCCATACCAGATTATCCGGCTAATTAATGGTTCTGCCGAACAGGACTACTACTCTG
It includes:
- a CDS encoding DUF1801 domain-containing protein — translated: MNKDIQAYNDALTPEDSAICNLLMNEINKNLPGAENKIWHAHPVWFLEGNPVAGYSKLKNSVRLLFWSGQSFNEEGLQNEGSFKAAEARYT